In Vibrio bathopelagicus, the following are encoded in one genomic region:
- the rsmC gene encoding 16S rRNA (guanine(1207)-N(2))-methyltransferase RsmC — protein MSAYIAPSQIAQRQLAYFEGKHVLVAGEAEDLFPVELAKHCESVTVYTSNYSYYRQLDNCSSIQRFYGAEFTEETKADLVMLYWPKAKAEAEFLLAMLFAKLGKDTEIVVVGENRSGVKSIEKMFAPYGKVVKYDSARRCSFYWGQCFEQPQAFNLQDWFKTYTVSIDEQSLTVKSLPGVFSHGAFDVGSQLLLDTLPKLKGKVLDFGCGAGVLGAVMASRNPDIELEMCDISAFAVASSQATLEANGLAGKVFASDVYSDTSKDYQFIISNPPFHSGLDTSYSATETLLAQAPKHLKRSGEMIIVANSFLKYVPIIEQAFGKCATLNKTTKFAIYHANK, from the coding sequence ATGTCCGCCTACATTGCCCCAAGCCAGATTGCTCAGCGTCAACTCGCCTACTTTGAAGGCAAACATGTTTTAGTTGCTGGTGAGGCAGAAGACTTATTCCCTGTTGAGTTAGCCAAACATTGTGAATCTGTCACCGTGTATACCTCTAATTACAGCTATTACCGCCAATTAGATAACTGCAGCTCTATTCAACGTTTTTACGGTGCTGAGTTCACCGAAGAAACCAAAGCTGACTTGGTAATGTTGTATTGGCCAAAAGCAAAAGCGGAAGCGGAGTTCTTACTCGCGATGTTGTTTGCAAAATTAGGCAAAGACACTGAAATCGTTGTCGTTGGTGAAAACCGCTCAGGCGTGAAAAGCATTGAGAAGATGTTTGCCCCTTATGGCAAGGTCGTAAAATACGATTCAGCGCGCCGTTGTTCTTTCTACTGGGGTCAGTGCTTCGAGCAACCACAAGCTTTCAACCTACAAGATTGGTTTAAAACCTACACAGTTAGTATTGACGAGCAATCACTTACCGTTAAAAGCCTTCCTGGCGTATTTAGCCACGGTGCATTCGATGTGGGTAGCCAACTTCTACTGGATACTCTGCCAAAACTAAAAGGCAAAGTACTGGATTTTGGTTGTGGTGCAGGCGTGTTAGGTGCGGTTATGGCATCTCGTAACCCTGATATCGAGCTAGAAATGTGTGATATCAGCGCGTTCGCAGTCGCATCAAGCCAAGCAACCCTCGAAGCCAATGGTCTAGCGGGCAAAGTTTTCGCATCTGATGTTTATTCTGATACGTCTAAAGACTATCAGTTCATCATCAGTAACCCGCCTTTCCACTCAGGATTAGACACAAGCTACAGTGCAACGGAAACTCTGCTAGCGCAGGCGCCAAAGCACCTCAAGCGCTCTGGTGAGATGATTATTGTTGCAAACAGCTTCTTAAAATACGTGCCTATTATTGAACAAGCGTTTGGAAAATGCGCGACTCTAAATAAGACCACTAAATTCGCGATATACCACGCAAACAAGTAG
- a CDS encoding ABC transporter ATP-binding protein, translating into MSKPLISIRNLCVDYITEAGDVRACNNVSFDIAPGEVFGLAGESGCGKSTVAFSLMRLHKPPAYISGGEVIFNGENILEYSDERMQAFRWSEMSMVFQSAMNALNPVLPMEEQFCDVIMHHTNMTREQAKKRAEGLLEIVDIHPSRLSDYPHQFSGGMRQRLVIAIALALNPKLIIMDEPTTALDVVVQREILQKIYALKEEFGFSILFITHDLSLMVEFSDRIGIMYSGELIEIANSQDILENPYHPYTKGLGSSFPPLTGPKTKLAGIPGNPLNLLEIPEGCRFQARCDRVHEACTKVPTSLRAIEPGHLSNCHLYGDPIVQRKL; encoded by the coding sequence ATGTCTAAACCATTAATTTCTATCCGTAACTTATGCGTAGATTACATCACTGAAGCTGGCGATGTTCGCGCGTGTAACAACGTAAGTTTTGATATCGCTCCAGGTGAAGTATTTGGCCTAGCCGGTGAATCTGGCTGTGGTAAATCAACGGTCGCTTTCTCTTTAATGCGTCTACATAAGCCGCCAGCATATATCAGTGGTGGCGAGGTTATCTTCAACGGTGAGAACATCCTGGAATACAGTGATGAACGCATGCAAGCGTTCCGTTGGAGCGAGATGTCCATGGTATTCCAAAGTGCAATGAACGCGCTGAACCCAGTATTACCAATGGAAGAGCAGTTCTGTGACGTGATTATGCATCACACCAACATGACTCGTGAACAAGCAAAAAAACGCGCTGAAGGTCTACTTGAGATCGTCGATATTCACCCAAGTCGTTTGAGTGACTACCCTCACCAATTCTCTGGTGGTATGCGTCAACGTTTGGTTATTGCTATCGCTCTTGCGCTGAATCCAAAGCTGATAATTATGGATGAGCCAACAACAGCACTTGATGTGGTTGTGCAACGCGAAATCTTGCAAAAGATCTACGCACTAAAAGAAGAGTTTGGCTTCTCGATTCTGTTCATCACCCATGACTTGTCATTGATGGTCGAATTCTCTGACCGTATCGGCATCATGTACTCAGGTGAGCTTATTGAGATTGCTAACTCTCAAGATATTCTAGAAAACCCTTACCACCCTTACACCAAAGGGCTGGGAAGTTCTTTCCCACCGCTAACAGGGCCAAAGACCAAGTTAGCAGGTATTCCGGGCAACCCTTTGAACCTCTTAGAGATTCCTGAAGGGTGTCGTTTTCAAGCTCGTTGTGACCGTGTACATGAAGCCTGCACCAAAGTACCGACCTCACTACGTGCAATCGAACCGGGACATTTGTCTAACTGCCACCTGTACGGCGACCCAATAGTACAAAGGAAGCTATAG
- a CDS encoding ABC transporter permease has translation MKDFLKLIWRNPMALTGVIILSIFILGAIAAPLITKHVPDKRTGNPHEYPGFVVKSAQTSPDGWVAQNLADDRRTLIMSKKADHVLGTTRMGRDVWSQVVYGARVSLAVGFGAGLTVCLLATVIGVSAGYFGGRVDDILTAAMNIMLVIPQYPLLFVVAAFIGEAGPLTITLVIGFMSWAWGARVVRSQTLALREKEFVKAAEVLGESSFRIIFVEILPNLISIVGASFIGSVMYAIMMEATISFLGLGDPNTISWGIMLYNVQTSSSMLIGAWWELLAPCIALTLLVTGLALLNFAVDEIANPQLRSHKGMKRWKKLAAQDKEEREPDLPPQNALWSGDK, from the coding sequence ATGAAAGACTTTCTAAAACTCATTTGGCGTAACCCGATGGCCCTAACTGGCGTCATCATCCTAAGTATTTTTATCCTTGGCGCGATTGCTGCTCCATTGATCACCAAACACGTTCCAGACAAACGTACAGGTAATCCACACGAATACCCAGGCTTCGTTGTTAAGTCTGCACAAACAAGCCCTGATGGCTGGGTTGCTCAAAATCTAGCAGACGACCGTCGTACATTGATTATGTCTAAAAAGGCAGACCACGTACTTGGTACAACTCGTATGGGTCGTGACGTTTGGTCACAAGTGGTATACGGCGCACGTGTATCTCTTGCTGTAGGTTTTGGTGCTGGTCTAACTGTATGTCTACTCGCAACGGTTATCGGTGTTTCTGCTGGCTACTTTGGCGGCCGTGTCGATGATATTTTAACCGCCGCAATGAACATCATGTTGGTTATCCCTCAATACCCACTGCTGTTCGTAGTTGCAGCCTTTATCGGTGAGGCTGGACCACTCACCATAACCTTAGTTATCGGCTTTATGTCCTGGGCTTGGGGCGCGCGTGTTGTTCGTTCTCAAACCTTGGCACTACGCGAAAAAGAATTTGTAAAAGCAGCAGAAGTTTTGGGTGAATCTTCATTCCGCATCATCTTCGTTGAGATTCTGCCAAACCTTATCTCTATCGTTGGCGCGAGCTTCATCGGTTCGGTGATGTACGCAATCATGATGGAAGCAACGATTTCGTTCTTAGGTCTTGGTGACCCGAACACAATCAGCTGGGGCATCATGCTTTACAACGTTCAAACCTCTTCATCAATGCTGATTGGCGCTTGGTGGGAACTATTGGCTCCTTGTATCGCATTAACACTACTTGTAACTGGTCTTGCGCTACTTAACTTTGCTGTCGATGAGATTGCTAACCCTCAACTGCGTTCTCATAAAGGCATGAAGCGTTGGAAGAAACTTGCAGCTCAAGACAAAGAAGAACGCGAACCTGACTTACCACCACAAAATGCACTTTGGAGCGGAGATAAATAA
- a CDS encoding ABC transporter permease has protein sequence MGYFLRRLSFYFVALLVAATLNFIIPRAMPGDPVTMMFANASVQVTPERIAAMKELLGFVDGGLVVQYVAYMKNILSWELGTSIQFYPLSVNTLLGGAFGWSLFLAGTAVILSFSIGSILGIFAAWKRGSKYDAFVTPGMLILQAVPQVVIAMIALFTFAIGLKWFPTGYAYTAGTIPDWTSWAFIKDVAYHAFLPLVCASIVQIGGFLVNMRNNMINLLAEDYITMAKGKGLSENRVVFNYAARNAMLPSVTALSMSLGMAIGGQLIIEIIFNYPGLGSVLFNAINARDYQVLQGQLLIMTLFMLFFNLVADMLYVVLDPRLRKGGK, from the coding sequence ATGGGTTATTTTTTAAGACGTTTGTCATTTTATTTTGTCGCGCTATTAGTTGCAGCGACGTTAAACTTTATTATTCCAAGAGCAATGCCTGGTGACCCAGTTACCATGATGTTTGCGAACGCTTCTGTACAAGTTACTCCTGAGCGTATTGCTGCAATGAAAGAACTATTAGGCTTCGTTGATGGCGGCTTAGTGGTTCAATACGTAGCATACATGAAGAACATTCTAAGCTGGGAGCTTGGTACATCAATCCAGTTCTACCCACTTTCAGTAAACACACTGTTAGGTGGCGCATTCGGTTGGTCGCTTTTCTTAGCTGGCACCGCAGTTATTCTTTCTTTCTCAATTGGTTCAATCCTAGGTATTTTTGCAGCGTGGAAACGTGGCAGCAAATACGATGCATTTGTTACTCCAGGGATGCTGATTCTACAAGCCGTTCCTCAAGTGGTTATAGCAATGATTGCACTATTTACTTTCGCAATCGGTTTGAAGTGGTTCCCAACAGGCTACGCCTATACCGCAGGTACGATACCTGATTGGACAAGCTGGGCATTCATTAAAGACGTTGCGTATCATGCTTTCTTACCTCTGGTGTGTGCTTCCATTGTTCAAATTGGTGGCTTCCTAGTGAACATGCGTAACAACATGATCAACCTACTAGCTGAAGACTACATCACGATGGCTAAAGGCAAAGGCCTTAGCGAAAACCGAGTGGTATTCAACTACGCAGCTCGTAACGCGATGCTACCAAGTGTCACTGCCCTTTCTATGTCGCTAGGTATGGCAATCGGTGGTCAGTTAATTATCGAAATCATCTTTAACTACCCAGGTCTTGGTAGCGTACTTTTCAACGCAATCAACGCTCGTGACTACCAAGTATTACAAGGTCAGCTACTTATCATGACGCTATTCATGCTGTTCTTTAACCTAGTTGCAGACATGCTTTACGTTGTTCTTGACCCTCGTCTTCGTAAGGGTGGTAAATAA
- a CDS encoding ABC transporter ATP-binding protein: protein MSKDFGQLLVEGKNVVKDFPISSTTIQTPMMRAINDVSFKMYKSRGLAVVGESGSGKSTTAKMIAKMYAPSGGTIEYKGRDIQEISSKKDLMHYREGVQMVWQDPFGSLNPTHNIFHHIARPLLIHKKIKPGNKKELQERVYDLLEQVGLIPPKATAEKYPHQLSGGQRQRVNLARNIAVGAEVVLADEPTSMLDVSIRAGVLNLMEEMKFEKQMSLLYITHDIATARYIAEDLSVMYVGHMVEWGDTDDVIANPQHPYTQLLVSAVPDPKKSIHEQLAGNKGEIPLWTPVSAGCPFAGRCTHAMDKCKEQLPGVTQLADNHFVRCYLHES from the coding sequence ATGAGCAAAGATTTCGGTCAATTATTGGTAGAAGGTAAGAACGTCGTAAAAGACTTCCCAATAAGCAGCACCACCATTCAAACCCCGATGATGCGTGCGATCAACGATGTGTCATTCAAAATGTACAAAAGCCGCGGCTTAGCGGTAGTTGGTGAGTCTGGCTCAGGCAAATCAACAACGGCAAAAATGATCGCAAAAATGTATGCGCCATCAGGCGGTACGATCGAGTACAAAGGCCGTGACATCCAAGAGATCTCAAGCAAAAAAGATCTTATGCATTACCGTGAAGGTGTGCAAATGGTATGGCAAGACCCGTTTGGATCTTTAAATCCAACGCACAACATTTTTCACCATATTGCTCGCCCTTTGTTAATCCATAAAAAGATCAAACCGGGCAATAAAAAAGAACTGCAGGAACGTGTATATGATCTTCTCGAGCAGGTTGGCTTAATCCCACCAAAAGCAACGGCAGAGAAGTACCCACACCAGTTATCTGGTGGTCAACGTCAACGTGTCAACCTTGCACGTAACATCGCGGTAGGGGCAGAAGTTGTATTAGCCGATGAGCCAACATCAATGCTCGATGTATCGATTCGTGCGGGTGTTTTAAACCTGATGGAAGAGATGAAGTTTGAGAAACAGATGTCTCTACTTTACATCACCCATGACATCGCAACAGCTCGTTACATCGCTGAAGATCTTTCGGTGATGTACGTGGGTCACATGGTTGAATGGGGCGATACCGATGACGTTATTGCTAACCCTCAACACCCTTACACCCAGTTGCTGGTTTCTGCGGTTCCAGATCCTAAGAAATCGATCCACGAACAATTGGCAGGAAATAAAGGGGAAATACCTCTTTGGACACCAGTATCAGCAGGTTGCCCTTTTGCAGGCCGTTGTACTCACGCAATGGACAAGTGTAAAGAGCAATTACCGGGTGTCACTCAACTCGCAGATAACCACTTTGTGCGTTGTTACCTACACGAAAGCTAA
- a CDS encoding response regulator has product MFRFYRKQKFKRLQNTLMLAFLVLSITPVTLIAIFFLQSHSQDLQEQSTSHLVSVRDTKQQQIVDYLQAQESQVMGFVRSELANASGGRFYGLINAFQRLGLDIDEARSNAQQRYIQGSGDQIKTSILPESSSFIGSERYRLLHKRYHNSYQELLKRSDFDDILLVDINGNVAYSVFKRDNYGTNLLTGKYKDSNLGVTFQRLAKDVTDKRKSNEDYTPVIVSDFKDENGKQTAWLGAPIVQQGYLHSYAMFRLPINGITKLIADLNKSSNIQTLLVGSDHLPRSLAHSQESINLSLDVVDKALAGETAVGTFDNTLDQAIIAAYTPIELKYATWALVVELPEKEAFARIHQLEKIFVIVMLTAIILVVVASHYLSNFITSPLLKLTWAAEKVSAGDLDETMINTERKDEIGRLAVSFERMQRSIREKMLLIRSQNDELEDNLKTIQKQNEELQLANKLKDEFLATTSHELRTPLHGMVGIAEALISGANGPIPANQKYQLDIIINSGQRLATLVDDLLDYHKMRYGSLDIKKSAVDLSAATSLVLELSHHLLGNKPIRIINQVPSDLGLVSSDPQRLEQVMYNLVGNAIKYTSEGKIVISASVIDDNIRVQVVDTGQGIPAEYLEHIFEPLIQAGQDSSNYRQGAGLGLSISRQLIELMGGSLYVSSQPMLGTTFSFTLPLATQEELDSYNESGSYSHFQVPDLIDNTQQENSVISEDPNGPLLVIADDEPVNLRVLDSFLKLEGYRVRTACDGPETIELIEKEKPELLLLDIMMPGMSGYQVCEALRKQYDHAQLPIIMLTALNQAEDRVRGFEAGANDYLSKPFNKQELAARITAHLSASKAEQRRLENDLLQLELKHRAMVEANLLETQGRLLEQLESAPEAIICIREDQRIRFANEAAAKLFRRGQEQLKRSMADEIIAPKYLKVEQAHYCGDIDIYIDDTRQRIPSDILKLPEGSGLDTMYIFNVGGGVNSNRINNLETAVEALSSYAFEGDKDKLQQLKELGGEFTRLADKATGEGKNKQELMREVLVDAMTNAIIYWESVTGETKFAFAEKSGLWRVYLDRSTLQTRTLDKYLRFETLPKTPRWRTVLSSIEFILEHCKEQTPERTHIEMLRDKLQKLLTS; this is encoded by the coding sequence ATGTTTAGATTCTATCGAAAGCAGAAGTTTAAGCGCCTTCAAAATACCCTAATGTTGGCGTTTCTCGTCCTCAGTATTACCCCAGTGACACTTATCGCGATCTTTTTCCTCCAATCGCACAGTCAGGATCTTCAGGAACAAAGTACTTCGCACCTTGTTTCGGTCCGTGATACTAAGCAGCAACAAATCGTCGATTACCTACAGGCACAAGAATCGCAAGTCATGGGCTTCGTTCGCTCAGAGCTGGCCAATGCCAGTGGTGGGCGTTTCTACGGTTTAATCAATGCCTTTCAACGACTAGGCTTAGATATTGATGAAGCGCGCAGTAATGCTCAACAGCGCTACATTCAAGGTTCAGGCGATCAAATCAAAACATCTATTCTTCCTGAGTCGAGCAGTTTCATCGGAAGCGAACGCTATCGCTTGCTGCATAAGCGCTACCATAACTCATATCAAGAACTGCTTAAGCGTTCAGACTTTGATGACATTCTATTAGTCGACATTAACGGTAACGTTGCTTACTCCGTATTTAAGCGTGATAACTACGGTACCAACTTACTGACCGGCAAATACAAAGATTCAAACCTTGGGGTCACCTTTCAAAGGCTGGCTAAGGACGTAACAGACAAGCGTAAATCCAACGAAGATTACACCCCTGTTATCGTGTCTGATTTTAAAGACGAAAACGGCAAGCAAACCGCATGGCTCGGTGCACCTATTGTTCAACAAGGGTACTTGCACAGCTATGCGATGTTTAGACTGCCAATTAACGGTATTACCAAGCTTATTGCGGATCTAAACAAAAGCTCTAATATTCAAACACTTCTTGTTGGTAGTGACCACTTACCTCGCAGCCTTGCTCACTCTCAAGAGTCAATTAACCTAAGCTTAGATGTTGTCGACAAAGCTCTAGCTGGTGAAACAGCAGTAGGCACGTTTGACAACACTCTCGATCAGGCGATCATCGCCGCTTACACCCCGATTGAGCTTAAATACGCAACATGGGCATTGGTTGTCGAACTGCCGGAAAAAGAGGCGTTTGCTCGTATTCATCAATTAGAAAAGATCTTCGTGATTGTGATGCTGACAGCGATCATTCTCGTGGTCGTTGCATCGCACTACTTATCGAACTTCATCACCTCGCCATTGTTAAAGCTCACTTGGGCGGCCGAGAAGGTCTCAGCCGGCGATCTTGATGAAACGATGATCAATACCGAACGTAAAGACGAGATAGGTCGCCTAGCTGTTAGCTTTGAAAGGATGCAGCGCTCTATCCGTGAAAAAATGCTGCTGATTAGAAGTCAAAATGATGAGTTAGAAGACAACCTCAAAACGATTCAAAAGCAAAACGAAGAGTTGCAGCTTGCCAATAAACTGAAAGATGAATTCTTGGCGACGACTTCGCATGAGCTCAGAACACCACTGCATGGTATGGTTGGTATCGCAGAGGCATTAATATCTGGTGCGAACGGGCCTATTCCCGCCAACCAGAAGTACCAGTTGGATATCATCATCAATAGTGGTCAGAGATTGGCGACCTTGGTTGATGACCTGCTCGATTACCACAAAATGCGCTATGGCAGCTTAGATATTAAGAAATCAGCCGTTGATTTGTCTGCTGCCACCAGCTTAGTGCTTGAGTTATCTCATCACCTGTTAGGTAACAAACCAATCCGTATTATCAACCAAGTTCCAAGTGATTTAGGGTTAGTCTCGTCTGATCCTCAACGACTGGAACAAGTGATGTATAACTTGGTCGGCAATGCCATCAAGTACACATCCGAAGGTAAGATTGTTATCTCAGCAAGCGTTATCGACGACAACATTCGTGTACAAGTTGTCGATACCGGCCAAGGTATCCCAGCAGAATACCTAGAACACATCTTTGAACCACTCATTCAAGCAGGACAAGACTCAAGTAACTATCGCCAAGGTGCAGGGCTTGGGTTGTCCATTAGCCGTCAGCTGATCGAGCTAATGGGTGGCTCGCTGTACGTAAGTAGCCAGCCTATGCTTGGGACGACCTTCAGCTTCACATTGCCTCTAGCTACCCAGGAAGAGTTGGATAGCTACAATGAATCTGGGAGCTATTCACACTTCCAAGTGCCTGATTTGATTGATAACACTCAGCAAGAAAATAGCGTTATTAGCGAAGACCCGAACGGCCCGTTGTTAGTGATTGCTGATGATGAACCGGTCAACTTGCGCGTGTTAGACAGCTTCTTGAAATTAGAAGGTTATCGAGTTCGCACCGCATGCGACGGTCCGGAAACGATTGAACTGATTGAGAAAGAGAAGCCAGAACTGCTTCTACTCGACATCATGATGCCGGGTATGAGTGGCTATCAGGTGTGTGAAGCGCTGCGTAAGCAATATGACCATGCGCAATTGCCAATCATCATGCTCACTGCACTTAATCAAGCGGAAGACCGTGTTCGTGGCTTTGAAGCTGGTGCCAACGATTACTTATCTAAGCCGTTTAACAAACAAGAACTGGCTGCTCGAATCACAGCGCACTTATCCGCGAGTAAGGCCGAACAGAGACGCCTTGAGAATGACCTGCTGCAACTAGAGCTCAAACACCGAGCCATGGTTGAAGCTAACCTACTCGAAACTCAAGGACGCTTGTTAGAACAGTTAGAATCAGCTCCAGAAGCCATTATCTGTATTCGAGAAGACCAACGCATTCGCTTTGCCAACGAAGCGGCGGCGAAACTGTTTAGACGCGGACAAGAGCAACTTAAGCGCTCAATGGCCGATGAGATCATTGCACCTAAATACCTCAAGGTGGAACAAGCTCACTACTGTGGCGACATCGATATCTATATTGATGATACGCGTCAGCGCATACCAAGTGACATCCTTAAGCTGCCTGAAGGCTCAGGGCTCGATACCATGTATATCTTCAATGTCGGTGGTGGTGTTAACTCAAACCGTATCAATAACCTTGAAACGGCGGTTGAAGCGCTTTCAAGTTATGCTTTTGAAGGCGATAAAGACAAACTGCAACAACTGAAAGAGCTCGGCGGTGAGTTCACTCGCCTTGCTGATAAGGCAACCGGTGAAGGTAAAAACAAACAAGAACTAATGCGTGAAGTGTTGGTGGATGCGATGACCAATGCCATCATTTATTGGGAGTCAGTCACAGGTGAAACGAAGTTTGCTTTCGCAGAGAAGAGTGGTTTATGGCGTGTTTACTTAGACCGAAGCACGCTTCAAACACGAACCCTAGATAAATATCTACGCTTTGAAACCTTACCGAAGACGCCTCGCTGGCGCACGGTATTGAGTTCTATTGAGTTCATTCTAGAGCACTGTAAGGAACAGACACCAGAAAGAACTCATATTGAGATGCTAAGGGATAAACTACAGAAATTACTGACCAGCTAA
- a CDS encoding ABC transporter substrate-binding protein: MLANIKKTALATAIIATATTGFASVATAAERSELTVHPKEYTTFVRNFNPYLGATNLHTTTDFMYEPLVVFNEMHGNTPVFRLAENFKMSDDLMSVVFDIRKGVKWSDGETFSADDVVFSFNLVKEKPELDQSGINSWVTSVEKLNDHQVKFSLTEANSNVPYEIAKVPVVPKHIWKDIKDPSTFTNENPVGSGPFTEIDTFTAQLYIQCENPNYWDADNLDVDCLRVPQIANNDQFLGKVVNSEMDWTSSFVPDIDRTYAAASPKHHYWYPPAGTQAFIVNFKHPDAAKHEALSNVEFRRAFSMALDRQTIIDIAFYGGGTVNDFASGLGYAFEAWSDEKTHDKYKGFNTYNAEGAKKLLADAGFKDVNKDGFVDTPSGKSFELMIQSPNGWTDFNNTVQLAVEQLNEIGIKAKARTPDFSVYNQAMLEGTYDVAYTNYFHGADPYTYWNSAYNSSLQSGDGMPRFAMHFYQNDKLDGLLNSFYKTADKNEQLDIAHGIQQIIAADQVTIPVMSGAYMYQYNTTRFTGWWNEENPKGRPNIWAGIPERLLHVLDLKPVK; encoded by the coding sequence ATGCTTGCCAATATAAAAAAAACAGCACTAGCAACAGCAATTATTGCAACTGCTACAACAGGTTTTGCATCAGTAGCAACTGCTGCAGAACGCAGCGAACTGACCGTTCACCCGAAAGAGTACACTACATTCGTACGTAACTTTAACCCGTACCTTGGTGCTACTAACCTACATACTACAACTGACTTCATGTATGAGCCGCTAGTAGTATTTAACGAAATGCACGGTAACACTCCAGTGTTCCGTCTAGCTGAAAACTTCAAGATGTCAGATGATCTGATGAGTGTTGTTTTCGACATTCGTAAGGGTGTTAAATGGTCTGACGGAGAAACTTTCTCTGCTGATGATGTTGTTTTTTCTTTCAACCTTGTAAAAGAGAAGCCAGAGCTTGACCAGTCTGGTATCAACTCTTGGGTAACTTCTGTAGAAAAACTGAACGATCACCAAGTTAAGTTCAGCCTAACAGAAGCAAACTCGAACGTACCTTATGAGATTGCTAAAGTACCAGTAGTACCTAAGCACATCTGGAAAGACATTAAAGACCCATCAACTTTCACTAATGAAAATCCAGTGGGTTCTGGTCCATTTACAGAGATCGATACGTTTACAGCACAACTTTACATCCAGTGTGAAAACCCGAACTACTGGGATGCTGACAACCTAGATGTTGACTGTCTACGAGTTCCACAAATTGCGAACAACGACCAATTCCTAGGTAAAGTTGTAAACAGTGAAATGGACTGGACGTCTTCTTTCGTTCCAGATATCGACCGCACATACGCAGCAGCTAGCCCGAAACACCACTACTGGTACCCGCCAGCAGGTACACAGGCATTCATCGTTAACTTCAAGCACCCTGATGCTGCGAAGCATGAAGCATTGAGCAACGTTGAATTCCGTCGTGCTTTCTCTATGGCTCTTGACCGTCAAACTATCATCGACATCGCATTCTACGGTGGCGGTACAGTAAATGACTTCGCTTCTGGTCTTGGTTACGCGTTTGAAGCTTGGTCTGATGAAAAAACTCATGACAAGTACAAAGGCTTCAACACTTACAACGCTGAAGGCGCGAAAAAGCTTCTTGCTGACGCTGGCTTCAAAGATGTAAACAAAGATGGTTTTGTTGATACTCCATCTGGTAAGTCTTTCGAACTAATGATCCAATCGCCAAATGGCTGGACTGACTTCAACAACACAGTTCAACTAGCGGTAGAACAGCTAAACGAAATCGGCATTAAAGCGAAAGCTCGTACGCCTGACTTCTCTGTGTACAACCAAGCGATGCTTGAAGGTACATACGACGTAGCTTACACAAACTACTTCCACGGTGCAGATCCATACACGTACTGGAACAGTGCTTACAACTCATCACTTCAATCTGGTGATGGTATGCCTCGTTTCGCGATGCATTTCTACCAAAACGACAAGCTAGATGGTCTTCTAAACAGTTTCTACAAAACAGCTGATAAGAACGAACAGCTAGATATCGCACACGGTATTCAGCAAATCATCGCTGCAGACCAAGTAACGATCCCTGTGATGTCTGGTGCTTACATGTACCAATACAACACAACTCGCTTTACTGGTTGGTGGAACGAAGAAAATCCAAAAGGCCGTCCAAACATTTGGGCTGGTATTCCAGAGCGTCTACTTCATGTACTGGACCTAAAACCAGTTAAATAA